The genomic stretch TGCTTGTTCTCTATCCTTCTTGTTGGTTCACATATTTAGGGCTTTCGTCACTCTTGAGTGTTGGCTCGCACGTGCCATTCATGTGTCATTTGGATATTTGGATTGGGGTGTATCACTTGgagttatttttaattttttttgtttattattattaagggagTGAGAGGACtggaaactattacaataattcaAGGGAGTAGGAGTTTCGAACCGGGACATATGGGTGAAAACTTAACATCCTATATACTAGAATATTTTACCACATGCAGAACTTGGAGTTATTAATTGGTAAATATTGAGATAATTTGGCTAAGTAAAACTTTCAAATGTAGTGACAAAAATAAATTGCATGTGCTCTGATATCTAAGTAGATAAGGAGTTGTGGTTCTACGTATGCATCTCGACTTCAAAACTCCCCTTCTCATAAATTCATGTAGCAATTTTCGAATCCTCTCTTTCCCTCAAAAATgtatagattaaaaaaaaaatccattcaaaaatgaaaaagaaaagaaaagaagaattcaTTTCTTTGCGAAAAAAGTTTTGTTCATAATTAATGCTGTCTCAGAGGAATTTCAAGCATGCATCAGTGACTTTTAGCAAGTTTTGCCAATTGGTAGGGAAGTAAGGAAAGTAATGTGAATAAACAAAATACATTTGGCATTTTGTTTGCTCCTTGGATTCTCGCTGACCTCATCATTTTCCGTTTTAGTTGTTCCTTTGTGTAGTTAATTACGAATTAAGTACTCTAATGTGaaaccaaaataaattaaaaaaatttcacacaaattaataaagaaatttAGAACCACTCAGAACCATAAAATGCAAATTAACATATACATCTCTTTCTTGATTGGGTTTATTTGGTATTAATTTGGGGTCCTTATTTGACCTTAACATAAATTCATATacgccatttagtactacgatctagtagCTAATagtcctcttcacttataagtgagaggtcttaagttcgattctcgtcaaagacgaatttgaaccacattatggCTAGCTCATTATTAGGCTAAGCCTATCATCtgccccttagtgtagatatatcgtttgttaaaaaaaaacataaatccatatacatttttatttaatttgaatattGTGAGGTCAAATCTTTTGCACTCATTTTGTGTGCGCCTTCTCTATGGTCTCCATCATTGGTTGACACATGTCCATAAACTTAACTTTCCTTATATATGTTGTCATAAACTTAACACATGTCAATCAATAATAAATATCATAGAAATGTCACACACAAAAAAGGTACAGAGGATTTGAACTCGTATATTGTTTGGATGGATTATATGAATTAATTGTCATACTATATATGTGCGCGTGCGCTTGTGTCTGTGTTCGTGTATCTCTTTTGTGGTctcagaaagaagaaaaaaaacatttattttgtgtggcTTTGTGGTTGCTTGGTGTGGAAGAGAATGGAGCTGCCCAGAAATCATCCAACTTCTGGTGATGGACATGAAGCATCGAGTTCCCGCAGGGAGAACAAGAAGTTTCAACGTCATACTTTTGAGCAGATACAACGACTCGAAGAGTAACAATTAActtctaattaattttatttatatttttctcaacTTTATTATGTTCATGTTCTAAATTTTTAAAGACCAAAACATGCatgattaattttatttatatttttctcaacTTCCGGTGAttgttaaaaaaatgtaaacggatatatattttttcttttctttctccattGAGTATGAAATTAGATCATTttcctatataaaaaaaaatctactatATTTGCATATACACAGGATACTTTTTTGAATTTATAAGGGATGTTGCTTAAATTCTAATCTCTATATGAAATTCGTTGAATTTGATTTATGAGCTCTTATCACCTGATATGATCTGATTCACCACAAAGTAAAAGAAATAACTGcacatgtacacacacacacacacacacacacatatatatatatattattttatttttcactttatCTTCGATGATAACGAGGTTCTTTGGGTGTAGATTTTTCAGGAATTGCACCCACCCCGATGACGACCAACGTGAACAACTCTGTAGGGAGTTGGGGCTTGACGCAAATCAAATCACGTTTTGgtttcaaaacaaaagaacacagaACAAGGTTCTCCATTTGAACAaacgttagattttttttttttttttttccatctctCTTACTTTACACTGAATCTGTTAGGTTGAAAGTTCTTTACATGGTACTTTTCAGATACAAAATGAAAGAGCAGAAAACATTGCTCTTCATCAACTGAATGAAAGTATTCGTCGTGAAAACTGTTTAATGAGAGAAACCTTAAAGAATGTCGTTTGCCCAACTTGTGGTGGTGCATCGATTCCAGAAGAAGAGCGACAACTCAATCTACAAAGACTTCGACAGGAGAATGCCTATTTGAAACAAGAGGTAAATATTTGGAACATAAATACATTCTATCATACCtttgatataattttttattcataaCAATGATGTCTGATTggcatacattttttttttttgcagcatGACAAAGTAGCCAACCTTCTTTCCAAGTATAAAGGGAAACCACTATCACTTATTAAATCGTTGGCGCCAGTAGTTGGATCGTCGCAAAATTTATCACCAGGATGTTCTTTGAACCATGTGATCGCCAGAAGTCCACCTCTTGGTCTCAATCTAACCAATACCGCAATAGCTTACCAATTAAACGAAAATGTTAAAATGGAAAAGGCACTCATGAAAGACATTGCAGCCAGTGCCATGGAAGAACTGATCAAGCTTTTCCAGATCAACAAGCCTGTGTGGATGAAATCCCCAACTGATGGCAGATATCTCCTCAACCGGGACAACTACGATAAGATGTTCCCAAAAGCCAATCACTTCAGAAACTCTTGTGCTCGTGTCGAGTCTTCGAAGGATTCAGGAGTAGTGCACATTAGTGCAGCATACTTGGTTGACATGTTTTTAGATTTCGTTAGTTCTATAACTCGGTACTTTTCATTATTTCCTATATACTGacatacaaaatttaaaatgctGCAAAGATTAAAGAAGTTTAAGAAAAACCTGCGTCGTTTTGCAGAATAAATGGGAAGACCTCTTTCCTACAATCATAACAAAAGCAAGGACAATTGAAGTTCTCGAAAGTGGAATGATAGGAAATCGGAGTGGTTGCCTGCAGTTGGTACATAAAAAGCAATTGTTTGGTTAAGTATACTAATTATTTACCTATATCTTTTCACAATTATTCatacatttcaaattttttaatgcAGATGTATGAAGAAATGCACATTCTCTCACCTTTGGTACTGCCGCGGGATTTCTACTTTCTTCGCCATTGTCAGCAAATTGAGCTAGGAACTTGGGTCATCGCTGATGTCTCCTATAACTTCACAAAAGGAAGTTTTGTGAGACAGCCTCAATCTTGGAGGCTACCTTCTGGATGCATGATAGAAGACATGCATAACGGATACTCCAAGGTTTGCTTCATCTAATCTTCAACCATATAAATAGGTCTATATGATAAATTAGGGCAGAGATATGCTTGTAATCTAAAGGGGAAAAGCCAAGAGAATACCTGGAGCTATAAATACTTTAGCATCAATTATCAATGGTTACTTAGAATACATATCAACATCACAAGTAGATAGTACACGATTATTATTTCATGGCATTACAGGCTTCATCAAAAAGCATTCATGTACAATATTTCTGGTTTGTTTTTAGTTGGTAGAATCGTTTTTAAGTATTGAGTTGGAAAATTATAGATTACTTGGATTGAGCATATGGCGGTTGATGACAAGACACAAACTCATCGGCTCTATAGAGATCTAATTTGTAGTAGTGTTGCATATGGAGCTGAGAGATGGATTGTTACTCTTCAAAAGATGTGTGAGAGATTCCATTGTTTAATGAACGGTTGTGTATTTGGAGGAGGTAAGTTTTCATCAATCGCCCCCTATGTTTTCCAAAACTAGAAAGTAATAATACAAAGATGGCAAGAGGAGCctaattttgagttttgatgaacatgttttccattttttagTGGTTACTTTGCCTGAAGGCAAGAGAAGCTTAATGAAGCTTTCCCAGAGGATGGTGAAGAACTTTTGTGGAATGTTGAGCATGGCGGGAAATCTTGACTTCCCCCAATTGTCAGAAGTTGACGATACTGGGATTCAAGTCTCTGTTCATACAAGCACAGAAATAGGACAACCGCATGGCACGATCGTCAGTGTTGCTACTTCTCTCTGGCTTCCTTTGTCGACGCAAACGATCCTTAACTTCTTCAAAGATGAGAAAACAAGAGTTCAGGTCTATATATATCTTGATTTATCAGTAATTAAATGTTGAAATATGACCTTACAAGTAGTAATGCCCTATTTGATTTTTCTCAGTGGGATGTTCTCTCTAATGGAAATCCAGTGCATGAGATTGCCTACATTTCAACAGGAACTCATCCCGAAAATCGTATATCCATCGTTCGGgtaattttctttccttcttcaaCTTTTACTTGCACAAATCTTTTTTGACAAGAAAAGTCCAGAAACAGGAGTTGAACTATAGCTAGTTTGAAGTTTGAGGAAAACATATCAGTCTTATGGTGTTCATTTTAACTAAGTTAAGTTTAATGCCTTATA from Pyrus communis chromosome 7, drPyrComm1.1, whole genome shotgun sequence encodes the following:
- the LOC137738857 gene encoding homeobox-leucine zipper protein HDG11-like translates to MELPRNHPTSGDGHEASSSRRENKKFQRHTFEQIQRLEEFFRNCTHPDDDQREQLCRELGLDANQITFWFQNKRTQNKIQNERAENIALHQLNESIRRENCLMRETLKNVVCPTCGGASIPEEERQLNLQRLRQENAYLKQEHDKVANLLSKYKGKPLSLIKSLAPVVGSSQNLSPGCSLNHVIARSPPLGLNLTNTAIAYQLNENVKMEKALMKDIAASAMEELIKLFQINKPVWMKSPTDGRYLLNRDNYDKMFPKANHFRNSCARVESSKDSGVVHISAAYLVDMFLDFNKWEDLFPTIITKARTIEVLESGMIGNRSGCLQLMYEEMHILSPLVLPRDFYFLRHCQQIELGTWVIADVSYNFTKGSFVRQPQSWRLPSGCMIEDMHNGYSKITWIEHMAVDDKTQTHRLYRDLICSSVAYGAERWIVTLQKMCERFHCLMNGCVFGGVVTLPEGKRSLMKLSQRMVKNFCGMLSMAGNLDFPQLSEVDDTGIQVSVHTSTEIGQPHGTIVSVATSLWLPLSTQTILNFFKDEKTRVQWDVLSNGNPVHEIAYISTGTHPENRISIVRPFTPTEDNMLILQECYIDPLGSFIIYAPVDMQILNVAVSGEDSSNMSILPSGFMISRDGRPEMGGACGSLLTVAFHILVSSPTTSKQMNTELVATVNTLISSNVEKIRVALNCSGLD